One window from the genome of Cyclobacterium amurskyense encodes:
- a CDS encoding ArnT family glycosyltransferase, translated as MRQPSVNTKTWVLGSFILLKFLLQYFLISPVYELHRDEFLYLDQGHHLAWGYLSVPPATSWFSSIIIFLGNAVFWVKFIPALFGALTMLLVWKAIEELKGDLFALTLGATCVLFSSLLRINTLYQPNSLDILCWTTLYFILIKYFNTQNAKFLYYAAVIFALGFLNKYNIVFLVLGIFPALLLTPQRKILLRKDLYYAIALALLLISPNLIWQFFNDLPVVWHMKELAEKHLVHVDRLDFLKSQFLFFAGSLVVIVSGLYALYFHPPYHKFKVYFWSFFFTLLLFLSLKAKDYYAIGLYPIYISFGSVYLSGLLKNNWKYSLRPIIIMIPLLVFIPFYNISFPNKTPAYILSQADSYKKSGMLRWEDGQNHDLPQDFADMLGWKELASKVDAIYEKIASTSSYQTLVLCDNYGQAGAINYYSKHSIKAVSFHADYINWFDFDQQYKHLIRVKTFEEKDSELEKTVPYFSNGELSDSISNPYAREFKTMIYTFRDSKIDVNKRIKQEIETIKNKKK; from the coding sequence ATGCGCCAACCATCAGTAAATACTAAAACATGGGTTTTGGGTAGTTTTATACTACTGAAGTTTTTATTGCAATATTTTCTGATAAGCCCTGTATACGAATTACACCGTGATGAATTCCTTTACCTGGACCAAGGGCATCACCTAGCTTGGGGCTATCTTTCCGTTCCTCCAGCTACTTCATGGTTTTCTTCAATCATTATTTTTCTGGGCAATGCTGTATTTTGGGTGAAATTTATTCCAGCATTGTTTGGGGCATTGACCATGCTGCTGGTTTGGAAGGCTATTGAAGAACTTAAAGGCGATTTATTTGCATTGACTCTTGGCGCTACATGTGTATTGTTTTCCTCTTTACTTAGAATAAACACTTTGTATCAACCGAATTCTTTAGACATCTTGTGTTGGACAACCCTTTATTTTATTCTCATAAAATACTTCAATACTCAAAACGCTAAATTCCTTTATTACGCGGCAGTGATTTTCGCTTTAGGTTTTTTGAACAAATACAATATCGTTTTTCTTGTGCTCGGTATTTTTCCAGCCCTACTATTGACTCCGCAACGAAAAATACTATTAAGAAAGGATTTGTATTATGCGATTGCATTGGCCTTGTTACTAATAAGTCCCAACTTAATATGGCAATTCTTTAATGATCTTCCAGTTGTTTGGCACATGAAAGAGCTGGCAGAAAAACATCTAGTCCATGTTGACAGGCTTGATTTTCTTAAATCACAATTTCTATTTTTTGCAGGCTCCTTAGTGGTGATTGTTTCTGGATTATATGCCCTTTATTTTCATCCGCCCTACCATAAATTCAAAGTGTATTTTTGGTCTTTCTTTTTTACACTTCTCCTCTTTCTATCCCTAAAAGCCAAGGATTATTACGCTATAGGCCTTTATCCTATATACATTTCCTTTGGATCAGTCTACTTATCTGGCTTGTTAAAAAACAATTGGAAATATTCCCTCAGGCCAATAATCATAATGATTCCTTTATTGGTTTTTATCCCTTTTTATAATATTTCATTCCCGAATAAGACGCCTGCCTATATTTTAAGTCAAGCAGACAGCTATAAAAAATCAGGAATGCTTCGTTGGGAAGATGGCCAAAACCATGACTTACCTCAAGACTTTGCCGACATGCTTGGTTGGAAGGAGCTTGCTAGTAAAGTGGATGCCATTTACGAGAAAATAGCGTCAACTTCCTCATATCAAACGCTAGTTCTCTGTGATAACTATGGTCAAGCAGGAGCAATAAATTATTACAGTAAACATTCCATCAAAGCCGTTTCTTTTCATGCAGATTACATCAATTGGTTTGATTTTGATCAGCAATACAAACATTTGATAAGGGTTAAAACTTTCGAGGAGAAGGACAGTGAACTGGAAAAAACTGTCCCCTATTTTTCAAATGGTGAATTGTCGGACTCCATTTCAAATCCGTATGCAAGAGAATTCAAAACGATGATTTACACCTTTAGAGACTCCAAGATTGATGTTAATAAGCGGATAAAGCAGGAAATTGAAACTATTAAAAACAAGAAAAAATAA
- a CDS encoding M1 family metallopeptidase: MPIIFRTTGYYLALSLIFTSCKTVSTRGDAVDVAPIESVDSTKTSDNSARERLIREKEAKIKGYQASNNRDFDLLHTQLKVKFDYSSQTVNGEALLTLKPYAYPQDVLVLDAKDFDIHNTSILIGAEEIPLTYKYDQEKLILLLPEQVNRYDTLQVAIAYTAFPERGGKAGSAAITDTKGLYFINPEGEEKDKPVQIWTQGETVHSSKWFPTIDSPNERQTHDFFIKVPDQYISLSNGNKVDSQTNADGTRTDHWQMNLPHAPYLSALVVGEFAVIEDSIDGLALRYFVEPIYEEGAKKVFENTPEMISFFSSLLQMPFPWQKYDQVVVRDFVSGAMENTTLSIFMEALNLNEREALDSEWDYIIAHELFHQWFGNYVTTESWANLAMNEAFADYSEYLWLEHKEGRDHADMHHFNAIEQYMGEAEEKQVDLIRFYHEDSEDMFDSHTYAKGGRVLHMLRKLLGDEVFFEGLRIYLKDNAFNSVEVHQLRLALEKVSGKDLNWFFNQWFLSAGHPQLKVSWDYSQPDNVKLTLEQLQDVSRFPVFQIPFKVSIYKEGKRIEQSYTMDRAMQQFTLENGPGTDLVLFDEFSEILSTREERRGGELMKEQFRWSTSGLSRVEALDSLTSNYSDELDFLATMQAALEDSFSVVRELALHRLNRLEAEAGEVLQLEQKVLKMAEEDPNNAVRAAAIEALAGMNSGKFEQLFYRLINAPSYQVAGAALTAYLDIEDNVSEKRELYQRLKEEENIRIIAPLADYLTREKIAVEAVWMQEKLDKLDGESLYYFLGYYGDFFASVEGVSTAQAISTLGELASGHKQNYVRLAAFQSLFGFIDEAGVLTLVKSIQAAEEDEMIRQYQEYYISPYLENN, translated from the coding sequence ATGCCAATTATCTTTAGAACTACAGGTTATTATCTGGCTCTTTCGCTCATCTTTACTTCATGTAAAACAGTATCGACCAGAGGAGATGCAGTGGATGTCGCCCCAATTGAGTCGGTGGATAGCACAAAAACATCTGATAATTCAGCTCGGGAAAGATTAATTAGAGAAAAAGAGGCGAAAATTAAAGGGTACCAAGCTAGTAATAATAGGGACTTCGACTTATTGCATACCCAGTTAAAAGTTAAATTTGATTATTCCTCGCAAACTGTAAATGGAGAGGCTTTACTGACCTTAAAACCATATGCCTATCCTCAGGATGTGTTGGTTTTGGATGCTAAAGATTTTGATATACACAATACCAGCATTCTTATAGGAGCGGAAGAAATTCCTTTAACTTATAAGTATGATCAAGAGAAATTGATTTTGCTTTTACCGGAGCAAGTGAACCGATACGATACCCTTCAAGTTGCTATTGCCTATACTGCATTTCCAGAAAGGGGAGGAAAAGCGGGCAGTGCAGCCATTACGGACACCAAAGGATTGTACTTTATCAATCCAGAGGGAGAGGAAAAAGACAAGCCCGTACAGATTTGGACGCAGGGAGAGACAGTGCATAGTTCCAAGTGGTTTCCAACCATTGACAGTCCCAATGAGCGACAAACCCATGATTTTTTCATTAAGGTACCAGACCAATACATAAGTCTTAGCAATGGGAATAAGGTAGACAGTCAAACAAATGCTGATGGCACAAGAACAGACCATTGGCAGATGAATTTACCTCATGCACCCTATTTGTCAGCCCTTGTTGTGGGAGAATTTGCAGTCATTGAGGATAGTATTGATGGTTTGGCATTGCGTTATTTTGTTGAACCAATATACGAGGAAGGTGCAAAGAAAGTATTTGAGAACACCCCTGAAATGATAAGTTTCTTTTCTTCATTGCTTCAAATGCCATTTCCCTGGCAGAAATATGATCAGGTGGTTGTCAGGGACTTTGTTTCTGGAGCCATGGAGAATACCACCCTTTCTATTTTCATGGAAGCCCTTAACCTGAATGAAAGAGAGGCATTGGATAGCGAGTGGGATTATATCATCGCCCATGAGCTTTTTCATCAATGGTTTGGCAATTATGTTACCACCGAGTCATGGGCTAATTTGGCCATGAATGAAGCCTTTGCTGATTATTCTGAATACTTGTGGCTTGAGCATAAAGAAGGGCGGGACCATGCAGATATGCATCATTTTAATGCCATAGAACAATACATGGGTGAAGCGGAGGAAAAGCAGGTCGATTTGATTCGCTTTTATCACGAAGACAGTGAGGACATGTTTGACAGTCACACCTATGCCAAAGGTGGTCGGGTACTGCATATGTTAAGGAAATTACTGGGGGATGAGGTGTTTTTTGAAGGGTTAAGGATTTATTTGAAAGACAATGCATTCAATAGTGTAGAGGTACACCAACTTCGGCTGGCTTTAGAAAAAGTTTCAGGTAAGGACTTAAACTGGTTTTTTAACCAATGGTTTCTTTCTGCAGGTCATCCACAATTGAAAGTCAGTTGGGATTACTCACAACCTGACAATGTTAAACTGACATTAGAACAGCTTCAGGATGTTTCCAGGTTTCCAGTATTTCAAATCCCGTTTAAAGTAAGTATTTACAAAGAAGGGAAACGAATAGAGCAAAGTTATACCATGGATCGCGCCATGCAGCAATTTACTTTGGAGAATGGGCCGGGTACAGACTTGGTGCTTTTTGATGAGTTTAGTGAAATTTTAAGCACGAGAGAGGAGCGCCGTGGAGGGGAATTAATGAAGGAGCAGTTCCGCTGGTCTACCTCGGGCTTGTCGAGGGTAGAAGCTTTGGATAGTTTAACCAGTAATTACAGTGATGAGCTAGATTTCTTAGCTACCATGCAGGCAGCCTTGGAGGATTCTTTTTCAGTGGTAAGGGAACTGGCCTTGCATCGTCTAAATCGCTTGGAAGCAGAGGCGGGGGAAGTACTACAATTGGAACAGAAAGTGCTTAAAATGGCTGAGGAAGACCCTAATAATGCAGTGAGGGCAGCTGCTATTGAGGCCTTGGCGGGGATGAACAGTGGTAAGTTTGAGCAATTGTTTTACAGGTTGATTAATGCCCCATCTTATCAGGTTGCCGGTGCAGCTTTGACTGCTTATTTGGATATTGAGGACAATGTGTCGGAGAAAAGGGAGCTGTACCAAAGGTTGAAAGAAGAGGAGAACATACGAATCATAGCTCCCTTGGCAGATTATTTAACTAGGGAGAAAATAGCAGTAGAAGCAGTATGGATGCAAGAGAAGTTGGATAAGCTGGATGGGGAGTCTTTGTATTATTTTCTGGGTTATTACGGGGACTTTTTCGCTAGTGTAGAAGGGGTGTCCACTGCTCAGGCGATTTCCACCTTAGGTGAGCTTGCATCTGGTCATAAACAGAATTATGTAAGGCTGGCCGCATTTCAGTCCTTGTTTGGGTTTATTGATGAGGCAGGTGTCTTAACGCTTGTCAAGTCAATTCAGGCTGCTGAGGAGGATGAAATGATTCGACAATACCAGGAGTATTATATTTCTCCATATTTAGAAAATAATTAA
- the tuf gene encoding elongation factor Tu gives MAKATFDRSKPHVNIGTIGHVDHGKTTLTAAITTVLARKGLSELRDFASIDNAPEEKERGITINTSHVEYQTEARHYAHVDCPGHADYVKNMVTGAAQMDGAILVVAATDGPMPQTREHILLARQVGVPALVVFMNKVDLVDDPELLELVEMEVRELLSFYEFDGDNIPVIAGSALGALNGEAKWEDTVMELMAAVDSHIPLPERAVDKDFLMPVEDVFSITGRGTVATGRIERGVVNSGEAVDIIGMGAEGLKSTVTGVEMFRKILDRGEAGDNVGLLLRGIEKSQIRRGMIICKPGSVKPHSLFNAEVYVLSKEEGGRHTPFFNRYRPQFYLRTTDVTGEITLPENVEMVMPGDNITIKVELINPVALEKGLRFAIREGGRTVGAGQVTEILD, from the coding sequence ATGGCAAAAGCAACCTTTGACCGTTCCAAACCACACGTAAACATAGGTACGATTGGTCACGTCGATCATGGTAAGACTACTTTGACTGCTGCCATTACCACTGTATTGGCCAGAAAGGGTCTTTCTGAATTAAGAGACTTTGCTTCCATCGATAACGCGCCGGAAGAAAAGGAAAGAGGTATTACAATTAACACCTCTCACGTAGAATATCAAACGGAGGCAAGACATTATGCCCACGTTGATTGTCCAGGTCACGCTGACTACGTTAAAAACATGGTAACTGGTGCTGCTCAGATGGACGGTGCAATTCTTGTAGTTGCAGCCACTGATGGTCCAATGCCACAAACCAGAGAGCACATTCTTCTTGCCCGTCAGGTAGGTGTACCGGCTTTGGTAGTATTCATGAACAAAGTAGATTTGGTGGATGACCCCGAATTACTTGAATTAGTAGAAATGGAAGTTAGAGAACTTCTTTCTTTCTATGAGTTTGATGGAGACAATATTCCTGTAATTGCAGGTTCTGCTCTTGGTGCACTTAACGGTGAAGCCAAATGGGAAGATACTGTAATGGAATTGATGGCAGCTGTGGATTCACACATTCCACTTCCTGAAAGAGCAGTTGATAAAGACTTCTTGATGCCAGTTGAAGATGTATTCTCTATCACAGGTAGAGGTACTGTAGCAACCGGAAGAATTGAAAGAGGAGTTGTCAATTCAGGTGAGGCAGTTGATATCATAGGTATGGGAGCTGAAGGACTAAAATCTACCGTTACTGGTGTAGAGATGTTCCGTAAGATCCTAGATAGAGGAGAAGCTGGTGACAACGTTGGTTTGTTGCTAAGAGGTATTGAGAAGAGCCAAATCAGAAGAGGAATGATCATCTGTAAGCCTGGTTCAGTAAAACCTCACTCGCTTTTCAATGCAGAGGTTTATGTTCTTTCCAAAGAAGAAGGAGGAAGACATACTCCATTCTTTAACAGGTACAGACCTCAGTTTTACTTAAGAACTACTGACGTTACAGGAGAGATTACTCTTCCTGAGAATGTTGAAATGGTAATGCCAGGTGATAACATCACTATAAAAGTTGAATTGATCAACCCAGTCGCTTTGGAAAAAGGACTAAGATTTGCCATCAGAGAAGGTGGTAGAACTGTAGGTGCGGGTCAAGTAACTGAAATACTGGACTAA
- the secE gene encoding preprotein translocase subunit SecE, giving the protein MNVKNFVIESIDEMRNKVTWPKYSTLQNSAVLVLVASLIFALVIGLIDLTFENIMTWFYDLF; this is encoded by the coding sequence ATGAATGTTAAAAATTTTGTAATTGAGTCCATTGATGAAATGAGGAATAAGGTCACATGGCCTAAATACTCTACACTTCAAAACAGTGCTGTTTTGGTATTGGTGGCTTCATTAATTTTCGCATTGGTCATCGGTCTTATCGATTTGACTTTCGAAAATATCATGACATGGTTTTATGATTTATTCTAA
- the nusG gene encoding transcription termination/antitermination protein NusG codes for MADHNWYVLRVVAGQEKKAKTYLDNEIARQKLEDYIPEVLIPSEKVYEMRNGKKRVRERNFFPGYVLVNADLGHGEANHVITSIPGVIGFLGSNQGGASKTPEPLRQSEINRILGRVEEIDEFAEKLDTPFIVGETVKVMDGPFSGFSGMIEEVFDDKKKLNVMVKIFGRNTPVELNFIQVEKLD; via the coding sequence ATGGCAGATCACAATTGGTACGTGCTCAGGGTAGTGGCAGGTCAGGAAAAAAAAGCAAAGACTTATTTGGACAATGAAATTGCCCGACAAAAGTTGGAGGATTATATTCCTGAAGTCTTAATACCTTCTGAGAAAGTATATGAAATGCGCAATGGCAAAAAGCGTGTCAGGGAAAGAAATTTCTTTCCAGGATATGTATTGGTCAATGCGGATCTCGGACATGGAGAAGCCAATCACGTAATTACGAGTATACCGGGAGTAATCGGTTTTTTAGGGTCAAACCAAGGGGGGGCTTCCAAAACCCCTGAGCCATTACGTCAATCAGAAATCAACAGAATCTTAGGACGAGTTGAAGAGATTGATGAGTTTGCAGAAAAACTGGATACACCATTTATAGTTGGAGAGACTGTTAAAGTAATGGACGGTCCCTTTAGTGGATTCTCGGGAATGATTGAAGAAGTATTTGATGACAAGAAGAAACTTAACGTTATGGTTAAGATCTTTGGTCGGAATACTCCTGTTGAATTAAAC